The following are encoded together in the Daucus carota subsp. sativus chromosome 5, DH1 v3.0, whole genome shotgun sequence genome:
- the LOC108219884 gene encoding NADP-dependent glyceraldehyde-3-phosphate dehydrogenase produces the protein MCKYKITELKPQPEPASHSFSSQERTCKFDSGSEVVLVYCKVIRMAGTGVYADIIEGDVFKYYSDGEWKKSSSGKSVSIVNPTTRKTQFKVQACTQEEVNKAMETAKKVQKQWAKTPLWKRAELLHKAAAILKEHKAAIADCLVKEIAKPAKDSVTEVVRSGDLVSYCAEEGVRLLGEGKFLVSDSFPGNERTKYCLTSKIPLGVILAIPPFNYPVNLAVSKIGPALIAGNSLVLKPPTQGAVACLHMVHCFHMAGFPKGLISCITGKGSEIGDFLTMHPGVNCISFTGGDTGIAISKKAGMVPLQMELGGKDACIVLEDADLDLVASNVIKGGFSYSGQRCTAIKVILVMQSVADTLVEKVNAKVAKLTVGPPEDNSDITPVVSESSANFIEGLVKDAKEKGATFCQEYKREGNLIWPLLLDNVKPDMRIAWEEPFGPVLPVIRINSAEEGIHHCNASNFGLQGCVFTRDINKAMLISDAMESGTIQINSAPARGPDHFPFQGLKDSGIGSQGITNSINMMTKIKTTVINLPSPSYTMG, from the exons ATGTGCAAGTACAAGATAACTGAACTCAAACCACAACCAGAACCTGCATCACATTCTTTCTCTTCCCAAGAAAGAACCTGTAAATTTGATTCAGGATCAGAAGTAGTGTTAGTGTACTGTAAAGTCATAAGAATGGCAGGAACTGGTGTATATGCTGATATTATTGAAGGTGATGTGTTTAAGTACTATTCTGATGGAGAGTGGAAGAAATCCTCTTCTGGGAAATCTGTTTCCATTGTTAATCCTACAACCCGAAAGACGCAGTTTAAGGTCCAAG CTTGTACACAAGAGGAGGTCAACAAGGCCATGGAAACAGCGAAAAAAGTACAAAAACAGTGGGCAAAAACTCCGCTCTGGAAGCGGGCAGAACTCCTTCACAAAGCAGCTGCAATCCTTAAAGAGCACAAGGCTGCAATTGCTGATTGTTTAGTGAAGGAAATTGCAAAACCAGCCAAGGACTCAGTCACTGAG GTTGTAAGATCTGGTGATCTGGTGTCTTATTGCGCTGAAGAAGGAGTTCGGTTACTAGGAGAAGGAAAGTTCTTGGTGTCTGATAGTTTTCCTGGAAATGAAAGGACCAAGTATTGCCTCACCTCTAAG ATTCCACTTGGGGTTATTTTGGCCATACCACCCTTCAACTATCCTGTCAATCTCGCTGTCTCGAAAATTGGCCCTGCACTCATTGCTGGAAACTCCCTTGTTCTGAAACCCCCAACTCAG GGTGCTGTGGCTTGCCTGCATATGGTGCATTGCTTTCACATGGCCGGTTTTCCAAAAGGCCTTATCAGCTGTATTACTGGAAAAGGATCAGAAATCGGAGATTTCCTAACAATGCACCCGGGTGTAAACTGTATAAG CTTCACAGGTGGTGATACCGGCATTGCAATTTCAAAGAAAGCAGGGATGGTCCCTCTGCAGATGGAACTCGGTGGGAAAGATGCATGCATTGTGCTTGAGGATGCTGATCTAGATTTAGTAGCATCCAATGTTATTAAAGGAGGTTTTTCTTACAG TGGTCAAAGATGCACTGCTATTAAGGTCATCTTGGTAATGCAATCAGTGGCTGACACCCTAGTGGAGAAAGTGAATGCCAAAGTGGCTAAGCTAACAGTCGGTCCACCTGAAGATAACTCGGACATCACTCCCGTTGTCTCAGAATCATCCGCCAACTTCATAGAAGGCTTAGTCAAGGATGCTAAAGAGAAAGGAGCCACATTTTGCCAGGAGTACAAGAGAGAAGGTAACCTTATATGGCCTCTGTTGCTAGACAACGTTAAGCCTGATATGAGGATCGCATGGGAGGAGCCATTTGGACCTGTTTTACCAGTTATCAGAATCAactctgctgaagaaggaaTCCACCATTGCAATGCTAGCAACTTTGGCCTTCAG GGCTGTGTCTTCACCAGAGACATCAACAAAGCAATGCTGATCAGTGATGCTATGGAATCAGGAACAATTCAAATTAACTCAGCTCCAGCTCGCGGTCCAGACCATTTTCCTTTCCAG GGACTGAAAGACAGTGGAATCGGATCGCAGGGCATCACAAACAGCATCAACATGATGACGAAGATAAAGACCACTGTTATTAACTTGCCTTCCCCTTCTTATACCATGGGCTAA